The following are from one region of the Sorghum bicolor cultivar BTx623 chromosome 2, Sorghum_bicolor_NCBIv3, whole genome shotgun sequence genome:
- the LOC110432333 gene encoding uncharacterized protein LOC110432333 gives MGLGRSCSFSKDFDSNFQVLYLGTTCHALHVVVMKIPSTRPSHRDSIPRTHPAILAEEETEVLLPYHHDRLYILFIIDMTKKLVYIMDPLSPNLKEKMIGDDRCSPYRDILSDVANHFNLAMKLANPAWKDNIFDWHREFPTWVPRTHNWKKSGFLAYNYLKKWNGGD, from the exons ATGGGACTAGGAAGAAGTTGTAGTTTTTCAAAGGATTTTGATTCCAACTTCCAGGTCTTGTATTTGGGTACAACATGCCATGCTTTGCATGTTGTGGTGATGAAGATTCCGAGTACCAGACCATCACACCGGGACTCAATACCTAGGACACATCCAGCAA TTCTTGCTGAGGAGGAGACGGAG GTTCTATTGccatatcatcacgatagactCTACATTTTATTCATAATAGACATGACAAAGAAATTAGTCTACATTATGGATCCCCTTAGCCCTAATCTAAAAGAGAAGATGATAGGTGATGATCGATGCAGTCCATATCGTGATATATTATCTGATGTTGCAAATCACTTCAACCTCGCCATGAAATTGGCGAATCCTGCATGGAAGGATAATATTTTTGACTGGCATCGTGAATTCCCTACATGGGTTCCAAGAACACACAACTG GAAAAAATCAGGCTTTCTTGCGTATAATTACCTAAAGAAGTGGAACGGGGGAGATTGA
- the LOC8055856 gene encoding tRNase Z TRZ2, chloroplastic: MRIHLVILQPSSGAHQKSKTQNPRGAAARRRRLATVHPASPIRSPEMATASLFSLPSLRALSRTSARCSRFQTLAARKPVESSSSTATSGSRRSGGKGGGLLSVLDRALADEEEYRRARAQVQRKGVEVEGYAVEGISVGGHETCVTVPSLNVAFDIGRGPQFAVSQDYLFITHAHLDHIGGLPMYIATRGLYNLKPPTVFVPPCIKDDVEDLLQVHRRMSQIELKVELVALDLGETYEIRNDLVARPFQTYHAIPSQGYVIYSIRRKLKKQYAHLKGSQIMKLKQSGTEITDTILYPEVAFTGDTKSDFILDPRNADALRAKVLITEATFLDDHVDVEHAREHGHMHLSEIMEHSQWFRNETIVLTHFSNRYSLEDIHQAVSRLQPKLNSKIVALTEGFKSEYR; encoded by the exons ATGCGAATACATCTCGTTATCCTCCAGCCGAGCTCTGGAGCTCACCAAAAGTCCAAAACCCAGAACCCTCGCGGCGCCGCCGCTCGCCGTCGGCGACTCGCCACCGTTCATCCCGCCTCCCCAATTCGCAGCCCGGAAATGGCGACCGCCTCTCTATTCTCCCTCCCGTCGCTCCGTGCCCTCTCCCGCACCTCCGCCCGGTGCTCCCGGTTCCAGACCCTCGCCGCTAGGAAGCCAGTggagtcctcctcctccaccgccaCCAGCGGCAGCCGCAGAAGCGGAGGCAAGGGGGGCGGGCTTCTGTCGGTGCTGGACCGCGCGCTGGCAGACGAGGAGGAGTATCGGCGCGCGCGCGCCCAGGTGCAGCGCAAGGGCGTGGAGGTGGAAGGGTACGCCGTCGAGGGGATCTCGGTGGGCGGGCACGAGACCTGCGTCACCGTGCCGTCGCTGAACGTCGCGTTCGACATCGGCCGCGGGCCGCAGTTCGCCGTCAGCCAGGACTATCTCTTCATCACCCACGCCCACCTCGACCACATC GGTGGTCTTCCAATGTACATAGCGACCCGTGGCCTCTACAACTTGAAGCCTCCTACTGTATTTGTACCACCCTGCATCAAGGATGATGTTGAGGATCTGCTTCAAGTCCATCGTAGGATGAGTCAAATTGAGCTGAAAGTTGAATTAGTTGCACTTGATTTGG GAGAGACATATGAAATACGTAATGATCTTGTTGCCAGGCCATTTCAGACATACCACGCTATACCTAGCCAG GGTTATGTCATCTACTCTATTCGAAGAAAGTTGAAAAAACAGTATGCTCATTTGAAGGGTAGTCAAATAATGAAACTGAAGCAATCAGGAACTGAG ATTACAGATACGATACTGTACCCAGAAGTTGCCTTCACAGGAGATACAAAGTCTGATTTTATTCTTGACCCAAGAAATGCAGATGCCCTGAGAGCAAAGGTTCTCATAACTGAG gcAACGTTCCTAGATGACCATGTTGATGTTGAGCATGCTAGGGAACATGGCCACATGCATCTTTCTGAG ATAATGGAGCATTCCCAGTGGTTCAGGAACGAAACAATCGTACTCACTCATTTCTCAAATCGATATAGTCTTGAG GATATTCATCAGGCTGTTTCCAGGCTGCAACCTAAGCTAAATTCAAAGATTGTTGCTCTAACAGAAGGCTTCAAATCTGAATATAGATAA
- the LOC110432858 gene encoding uncharacterized protein LOC110432858 gives MATQTGVAASKVLILVGAGMTGSILLRNGRLSDVLGELQEIMKGVNQGTASGPYDIALIQAQIRNLAQEVRDLTLSRPITILNGKSDSGGGLSSYILPAAAVGAMGYCYMWWKGLSLSDVMFVTKRNMANAVESMSKQLEQVSSALAATKRHLTQRLENLDGKMDEQVEVSKAIRNEVNDVKDDLSQIGFDIESIQKMVAGLEGKIELLENKQDVANTGIWYLCQVAGGLKDGINAKFFQETGEKLKLSHSAQPENKPVKGLEFFSESTKEQEVVDSKPIAVTIDAKKPEKTTAVKGTAVHRSIRFSYRKEGLAL, from the exons ATGGCGACGCAGACGGGGGTCGCGGCCTCCAAGGTCCTCATCCTCGTCGGTGCAG GGATGACGGGGTCGATCCTGCTGCGGAATGGACGCTTATCTGATGTGTTGGGGGAGCTCCAG gaGATTATGAAGGGTGTAAATCAAGGAACTGCTTCGGGTCCCTATGACATTGCACTTATTCAAGCTCAG ATTCGGAATTTAGCCCAAGAAGTCAGAGATTTGACATTGTCAAGGCCCATTACCATTCTGAATGGCAAATCTGACTCAGGAG GCGGTTTATCATCCTACATACTGCCAGCAGCAGCAGTTGGAGCAATGGGTTATTGCTATatgtggtggaag GGATTGTCTCTCTCAGATGTCATGTTTGTCACAAAACGTAACATGGCAAATGCTGTTGAGAGCATGTCGAAGCAGTTGGAGCAAGTTTCATCAGCACTAGCT GCAACAAAAAGACATCTAACTCAACGTCTTGAGAATTTGGATGGCAAAATGGATGAACAAGTAGAGGTCTCCAAAGCTATTAGAAATGAG GTCAATGATGTTAAAGATGACCTGTCTCAAATTGGATTTGATATCGAATCGATTCAGAAAATGGTTGCTGGATTG GAGGGAAAGATCGAGTTACTTGAGAACAAACAG GACGTGGCTAATACTGGTATATGGTACCTCTGCCAAGTAGCAGGTGGTTTAAAAGATGGAATAAACGCCAAGTTTTTCCAG GAAACCGGTGAGAAGCTGAAGCTCTCACATTCAGCTCAACCCGAAAACAAGCCAGTGAAG GGACTTGAATTTTTTTCGGAAAGCACCAAGGAACAGGAAGTAGTTGACTCCAAACCAATTGCGGTCACAATCGACGCTAAGAAGCCTGAGAAAACCACAGCTGTAAAGGGCACCGCAGTGCACAGGTCCATCAGGTTCTCATATCGGAAGGAAGGCCTTGCATTGTGA
- the LOC8064213 gene encoding putative BPI/LBP family protein At1g04970 has protein sequence MGTPLLFPLLVTLQLFTAASPAVASSHISVVISQSGLDFAKDLLVSRAVATLTPLNVPDIQKTMSTVVGTVRVAASGIVLNGLAVTNSTVAIGDTGVVVAASLARANLTMEWNYSYSAWIVTISDSGNASIQVEGMEVGVSMVMKNQNGSIKLSVTECSCNMEDLDITLSGGASWFYQVFIDSFSNHIRSSVENAIENKVMEGALKLDSFLGNLPKKIDLDSVAAMNVTFVNDPLFKSSSVEFDIDGLFIPSDETAPGDMLLGNTQFALPLGSSSRMLWISLDEDVFNSVSALYFKAGLLQRMVDEVPEQFLLNTASWRFLVPRLYREYPDDDMLLNISAVSPPSVRINVGRIDATVDLDVTVNVLDFGEIVPVACISVSVAVSGAAAVSENNLVGRVKLDYFSFTLKWSKVGKLHTSLVQTVLRILLKSLFVPYVNSYLEQGFQLPIIKGFSVIDAYVLTSYSRMIVSCNVAFPEPEVLSPIQESKTNEDLSHEVGLLIGSAKTWQPPITSVKFL, from the exons ATGGGGACCCCTCTCCTCTTCCCCCTTCTCGTCACCCTCCAGCTGTTCACCGCCGCCTCCCCCGCGGTCGCGTCGTCGCACATCTCCGTCGTCATCTCGCAGTCGGGCCTCGACTTCGCCAAGGACCTGCTCGTGTCCCGTGCCGTCGCGACCCTCACGCCCCTGAACGTGCCGGACATCCAGAAGACCATGAGCACCGTCGTGGGCACCGTCCGCGTGGCCGCATCCGGGATTGTGCTCAACGGCCTCGCCGTCACCAACTCCACCGTCGCTATCGGGGACACGGGTGTTGTCGTGGCCGCCTCGTTGGCCAGAGCGAACCTCACCATGGAGTGGAACTACTCGTACAGCGCCTGGATTGTGACCATATCCGACAGCGGGAATGCTTCGATCCAG GTTGAAGGAATGGAGGTTGGTGTTTCCATGGTCATGAAGAATCAGAATGGATCTATCAAGCTGTCTGTTACAGAATGTAGCTGTAATATGGAGGACTTAGACATAACACTAAGTGGAGGAGCATCTTGGTTCTATCAAGT GTTTATAGATAGTTTCAGTAATCATATCAGATCATCAGTGGAAAATGCAATTGAGAACAAAGTAATGGAAGGTGCACTGAAGCTTGACTCTTTCCTGGGAAACCTTCCAAAGAAAATTGATCTTGATAGCGTTGCTGCAATGAATGTGACTTTTGTTAATGATCCACTATTCAAGAGCTCCTCTGTTGAGTTTGATATAGATGGCTTATTTATTCCATCGGATGAAACTGCTCCCGGAGACATGCTTCTTGGAAATACCCAATTTGCATTACCTCTTGGGAGCTCCTCGAGAATGCTTTGGATTTCATTGGATGAAGATGTTTTCAACTCCGTTTCAGCTCTCTACTTCAAG GCTGGTTTGCTGCAACGGATGGTGGACGAGGTTCCTGAACAGTTTCTTTTGAACACTGCTAGCTGGAGATTTTTGGTTCCTCGATTGTATCGAGAATATCCTGACGATGATATGCTACTGAATATCTCTGCAGTTTCGCCTCCCTCTGTGAGGATTAATGTGGGTAGAATTGATGCCACAGTTGACTTAGATGTCACAGTTAATGTCTTGGATTTTGGTGAGATAGTTCCAGTTGCATGCATATCAGTG TCGGTTGCTGTTTCTGGAGCTGCAGCGGTATCAGAGAATAATCTTGTTGGGAGAGTGAAATTGGAttatttctcatttaccttgaaaTGGAGCAAAGTTGGCAAACTCCACACCAGTCTAGTGCAG ACCGTGCTGAGGATTTTGCTGAAAAGTTTGTTTGTACCTTATGTGAACTCATATCTCGAGCAAGGCTTCCAGCTGCCCATCATCAAGGGATTCTCCGTCATAGATGCATATGTCCTCACTTCTTACTCAAGAATGATTGTTAGCTGCAATGTTGCGTTCCCTGAGCCAGAGGTTCTGTCTCCTATCCAAGAATCCAAGACCAACGAAGATTTGTCACATGAAGTTGGTTTGCTGATTGGATCTGCCAAAACTTGGCAGCCACCGATAACTAGTGTAAAATTCCTGTAA